In Nicotiana tabacum cultivar K326 chromosome 19, ASM71507v2, whole genome shotgun sequence, one DNA window encodes the following:
- the LOC107786965 gene encoding uncharacterized protein LOC107786965 produces MASRKRSISNDVDMHVLYKELDEASCPVCMDHPHNAVLLICSSHDKGCRSYICDTSYRHSNCLDRFKKLRAENRDSPPIMTQGNLDIAVENPDEQLRNLSDRSVVHGNSNRDNHMEMHEGTVQTSGAATVWGSSQETASADGSSDSKLKLKCPMCRGDVLGWKVVEEARKYLNLKNRSCSRESCSFVGNYRELRRHARRVHPTARPADIDPSRQRAWRRLESQREYDDIVSAVRSAMPGAVVLGDYVIESGDRLSGERERGAGGNSRWLSTFFLFQMIGSMDPISEARGGRSRALSRHRRSTGPLSRRRYLWGENLLGLQDDDEDEDERDLNILSDMSGDIPTNPRRRRRLMRSRSDEDQQ; encoded by the coding sequence ATGGCTAGTAGGAAACGAAGCATCTCAAATGATGTAGATATGCATGTCCTTTACAAGGAATTGGATGAAGCTTCATGCCCTGTATGCATGGATCATCCACACAATGCTGTTCTTCTCATTTGTAGCTCTCATGATAAGGGATGCCGGTCATACATTTGTGATACAAGTTATCGACATTCAAATTGCCTGGATCGTTTCAAAAAACTCAGAGCCGAAAATAGGGACAGTCCTCCTATTATGACACAGGGAAACCTGGACATTGCTGTTGAGAACCCCGATGAGCAGTTGAGAAATTTAAGCGATCGTTCTGTTGTTCATGGAAATAGTAACAGAGATAATCACATGGAGATGCATGAAGGTACTGTACAAACTTCAGGTGCTGCTACTGTATGGGGAAGTAGTCAAGAAACAGCGAGTGCTGACGGCTCATCTGACTCAAAATTGAAATTGAAGTGTCCTATGTGCCGTGGAGATGTATTAGGCTGGAAAGTAGTGGAAGAAGCCAGAAAGTATCTGAATTTGAAGAATAGAAGTTGCTCTCGTGAATCATGCTCATTCGTTGGTAACTACAGAGAATTGCGCCGGCATGCTAGGAGAGTTCACCCGACAGCACGCCCTGCTGATATTGACCCTTCCAGACAGCGAGCTTGGAGACGGCTTGAAAGCCAAAGAGAGTATGATGACATTGTCAGTGCTGTTCGCTCTGCCATGCCTGGTGCCGTCGTGCTTGGAGATTATGTGATTGAGAGTGGAGACAGGCTATCCGGTGAAAGAGAACGAGGCGCGGGTGGAAACAGCAGGTGGTTGAGTACCTTCTTCTTGTTTCAGATGATTGGTTCAATGGACCCAATATCTGAAGCAAGAGGTGGCAGGTCAAGAGCTTTGTCAAGGCACCGTCGGTCCACTGGACCTTTATCTAGGCGCCGCTATCTTTGGGGTGAAAACCTGCTAGGTCTACAAGACGATGACGAGGATGAAGATGAGCGTGATCTTAACATATTGAGTGACATGAGTGGTGACATACCTACAAATCCAAGAAGGCGTAGGCGGTTGATGCGGTCGAGGTCAGATGAAGATCAGCAATAG